One segment of Falco rusticolus isolate bFalRus1 chromosome 3, bFalRus1.pri, whole genome shotgun sequence DNA contains the following:
- the LOC119145591 gene encoding uncharacterized protein C1orf94-like — MVFKTGSSIQPTARFPATLHSNVELHPPGYPYQQMTLPATSSNIQDLPPMAGNGIQNPFSLSYGFSSVPGGSATTNLNYLPASAM, encoded by the exons ATGGTATTCAAGACAG gtAGCTCTATACAGCCCACAGCACGTTTTCCAGCCACCTTACACTCCAATGTTGAACTACATCCACCTGGTTATCCATACCAGCAGATGACCTTACCAGCAACATCCAGCAACATCCAGGATCTACCACCAATGGCAGGCAATGGGATCCAGaatccattttctctttcctatgG gtTTAGTTCTGTACCTGGAGGATCTGCGACAACTAACCTCAACTACCTTCCAGCAAGTGCTATGTAA